A single genomic interval of Aedes aegypti strain LVP_AGWG chromosome 1, AaegL5.0 Primary Assembly, whole genome shotgun sequence harbors:
- the LOC110680508 gene encoding U4/U6 small nuclear ribonucleoprotein Prp4-like, with protein MSDDEELVYVKRPKTIHYGSLEDTERSRQMKDSGSDLYSGAGSSSDIIGQIYTSSEYFDLENEVSKDKAALLEEFERKKKARQIHVSTDDSEVKKNLRALNEPICYFGEGPAERRIRLKELLASLGESAIPQKSGKEEDKKQQVHKEQESTWYHEGPESLRIARIWLANYSLPRAKKRLEEAAEQLQLPSATKAGRMVELQKRIQSLAPLCSQVGDVRPITNCSFNHDSSLLLTSSLSSMCKVWSVPDCNLVQTLRGHQFYVSAIAFRDGIATDSKGEVAMASGCYDGTVKLWSFDSEESIADINGHVPHRVSRLAFHPSGRFLGTACYDSSWRLWDLEQKQEVLHQEGHAKAVHCIAFQVDGSVCVTGGLDAFGRVWDLRTGRCIMFLEGHLSAIYGVDFSPNGYHIATGSQDNSCKIWDLRRRNPVYTIPAHTNLISDVKYQKNGGHFLVTSSYDNTAKIWSNKTWQPLKTLSGHDSKVMSIDISPNSQHIATTSYDRTFKLWSPE; from the coding sequence ATGTCCGACGACGAAGAGCTAGTGTACGTGAAGCGTCCCAAAACCATCCACTATGGTTCCCTGGAGGATACGGAACGGAGCCGCCAAATGAAAGACTCCGGATCCGATTTATACTCGGGGGCCGGGAGTTCCAGTGACATCATTGGCCAAATTTACACGTCCAGCGAATATTTCGATCTGGAGAATGAAGTGTCCAAGGACAAGGCCGCCCTGCTGGAGGAATTCGAGCGAAAGAAAAAAGCCCGGCAGATTCATGTCAGTACGGATGATTCGGAAGTGAAGAAAAACTTGCGAGCTTTGAATGAACCGATTTGTTACTTTGGGGAAGGCCCTGCAGAACGACGGATACGTTTGAAAGAATTGTTGGCCTCTTTGGGTGAGAGTGCCATACCGCAAAAGAGTGGTAAGGAGGAAGATAAGAAACAGCAGGTCCACAAGGAGCAGGAATCAACTTGGTATCACGAAGGACCGGAATCACTGAGGATTGCACGAATTTGGCTGGCAAATTATTCCCTTCCACGGGCAAAGAAGCGCCTGGAGGAAGCTGCCGAACAGCTGCAGCTTCCCAGTGCCACAAAAGCAGGTCGAATGGTAGAGTTGCAGAAGCGTATCCAATCCTTAGCTCCTCTCTGCAGTCAGGTTGGGGACGTGCGGCCAATTACCAACTGTAGCTTCAACCACGACTCCAGTCTGCTGTTGACCTCGAGCTTGAGTTCCATGTGCAAGGTGTGGTCGGTGCCGGATTGTAACCTGGTGCAAACCTTGCGCGGTCATCAGTTCTACGTCAGCGCCATTGCCTTCCGGGACGGCATTGCAACGGACTCAAAAGGGGAAGTGGCCATGGCTTCCGGTTGTTACGATGGAACCGTAAAGCTGTGGTCATTCGATAGCGAAGAATCCATAGCGGACATTAACGGGCATGTGCCACATCGTGTGTCCCGTTTGGCGTTCCATCCTTCGGGACGCTTTCTTGGCACCGCATGTTACGATTCCTCTTGGCGCCTGTGGGATTTAGAGCAGAAGCAGGAAGTATTACATCAGGAAGGACACGCTAAAGCTGTCCATTGCATTGCGTTCCAAGTAGATGGAAGCGTGTGCGTCACCGGAGGTTTGGACGCATTTGGACGTGTGTGGGATCTTCGAACCGGTCGTTGTATTATGTTCCTTGAGGGGCACCTGAGTGCCATCTATGGCGTGGACTTCTCCCCCAATGGATACCACATTGCAACGGGCAGCCAGGACAATTCCTGCAAGATTTGGGATCTGAGAAGGCGCAACCCCGTCTACACAATCCCAGCACACACGAATCTGATTTCCGATGTGAAGTATCAGAAGAACGGTGGCCACTTCCTGGTGACGTCCAGCTATGATAACACGGCGAAAATTTGGTCCAACAAGACGTGGCAACCGCTGAAGACCCTGTCGGGGCACGATAGTAAGGTGATGAGCATTGATATTTCACCCAATTCGCAGCACATCGCCACCACTTCGTATGATCGGACGTTCAAGCTGTGGAGCCCTGAATGA